In Chryseobacterium lactis, a single genomic region encodes these proteins:
- a CDS encoding serine hydrolase domain-containing protein, translating into MRPALLLIFIFIFYHYQGQSKNIIVPEKIENPVHKKYSGKIIFLNKTTPLENLKDSDILTNSVFQENGDLAIHAYFDNSLVNYLHQIEPAWTIDELLKNGNYQFSFWVDGKLIYTENLNAGAGTAENKKLKTALQIPLVSSKNEDSWGRYLWMRFYMGHDGIDALAAGNHILKIEIRPYLKISAIKTGPVIAEGQINLTVPTQNISEKQIAIQPIKPNSGWKVSQEKINKESIRTLNKKIAENRFKDLTGIVIIKDGELLLEEYFSGSGRDSLQDTRSVGKSFSSALTGIAIKEGYLKSENQNLKEFYNLKQFKNYSSRKENVTIKSLLTMSSGFDGNDADSESAGNEENMYPTENWVQFTLDLPMTENETGKNWSYFTAGVVVTGDILDKAVPKGLENYAAQRLFQPLGITNYKWQFTPQKKPSLAGGLRMKALDFAKFGQLYKNNGNWNGKTIIDKAWIQKSFTNYFTKDKDSDGYGYLFWRKVYQSGGKNFEAYQCSGNGGNKIIIFTDIPVVIVITATAYNKPYAHSQSEKIVQEYLLPALKMGNE; encoded by the coding sequence ATGAGACCAGCTCTATTATTGATCTTTATTTTCATCTTCTATCATTACCAGGGACAAAGTAAAAATATAATCGTTCCTGAGAAAATTGAAAATCCGGTTCATAAAAAATATTCCGGGAAAATTATTTTCCTCAACAAAACAACTCCCCTTGAAAATTTAAAAGATTCGGACATTCTCACCAATTCTGTATTTCAGGAAAATGGCGATCTGGCTATTCATGCCTATTTTGATAATTCTCTGGTTAATTATCTTCATCAAATTGAACCTGCCTGGACAATTGATGAGCTACTGAAAAACGGAAATTATCAATTCTCATTTTGGGTCGACGGGAAGCTGATCTACACAGAAAATCTCAATGCAGGTGCCGGTACTGCGGAAAATAAAAAACTTAAAACGGCATTACAAATCCCTCTTGTCAGCAGTAAAAACGAAGATTCCTGGGGAAGATACCTATGGATGCGTTTTTACATGGGTCATGACGGAATCGATGCTCTGGCAGCAGGAAATCATATCTTAAAAATTGAAATTCGTCCTTATCTGAAGATCTCTGCCATCAAAACAGGACCTGTCATCGCGGAAGGACAGATTAACCTTACCGTTCCTACTCAAAATATTTCTGAGAAACAGATTGCTATTCAACCTATCAAACCCAATAGTGGGTGGAAAGTTTCTCAGGAGAAAATCAATAAAGAATCGATCAGAACACTGAATAAGAAAATAGCAGAAAACAGATTCAAAGATCTGACCGGAATTGTTATTATAAAGGATGGCGAATTACTTCTCGAAGAATACTTTAGCGGCTCCGGAAGAGATTCTTTACAGGACACCCGATCGGTAGGAAAATCCTTTTCTTCGGCTTTAACCGGTATTGCAATAAAAGAAGGATATTTAAAAAGTGAGAATCAAAACCTGAAAGAGTTTTACAACCTGAAACAATTTAAAAATTATTCTTCCCGAAAAGAGAATGTTACCATAAAAAGCTTATTGACGATGAGTTCCGGATTTGACGGAAACGATGCCGATTCTGAATCTGCCGGAAATGAAGAAAATATGTATCCAACAGAAAATTGGGTACAATTTACCTTAGATCTGCCCATGACAGAAAATGAAACAGGAAAAAACTGGAGCTATTTCACCGCCGGTGTGGTGGTAACCGGAGATATTCTGGATAAAGCCGTTCCAAAAGGCCTGGAAAATTATGCTGCTCAAAGATTATTTCAACCTCTTGGAATCACAAATTACAAATGGCAGTTTACGCCTCAGAAAAAACCTTCATTAGCCGGAGGATTACGAATGAAAGCACTGGATTTCGCCAAATTTGGCCAGCTTTATAAAAATAACGGAAATTGGAACGGTAAAACCATTATAGACAAAGCATGGATTCAAAAATCTTTCACCAATTATTTTACGAAGGATAAAGATTCTGATGGATATGGATATCTGTTCTGGAGAAAAGTGTATCAATCAGGCGGCAAAAATTTTGAGGCCTATCAATGCAGTGGAAATGGAGGCAATAAAATTATTATTTTCACAGATATTCCGGTTGTCATAGTGATTACAGCAACAGCTTACAATAAACCTTATGCTCATTCACAATCTGAAAAAATTGTACAGGAATATCTTTTACCCGCGTTAAAAATGGGTAATGAATAA
- the rimM gene encoding ribosome maturation factor RimM (Essential for efficient processing of 16S rRNA) has translation MRKEDCYFLGKITRRHGLAGNVILKLDTDQPELYNKLESIFVEINGLLVPFFIAKSAWSKLDALNLAFKNSSEAMVDQVLGKSVYLPLDSLPKLTGKQFYYHEIIGFEIFDENDNNCGVIRSVNDQTAQVYFVTNLDGKEVVIPMIKDWILDVDREERTIKMELPEGLVDVFLVPSKKDE, from the coding sequence ATGCGTAAAGAAGATTGCTATTTTTTAGGTAAAATCACACGCAGACATGGACTTGCGGGTAACGTAATCCTTAAATTGGATACCGATCAACCCGAGCTTTACAATAAATTGGAATCAATATTCGTTGAAATCAACGGATTATTGGTTCCATTTTTTATTGCTAAGTCAGCATGGAGCAAATTAGATGCTCTGAATCTTGCATTCAAAAACTCTTCTGAAGCAATGGTAGACCAGGTTTTAGGTAAAAGTGTTTACCTTCCGCTGGATTCTCTTCCAAAACTTACAGGAAAACAATTCTATTACCACGAAATCATCGGATTTGAAATTTTTGATGAAAACGATAACAACTGTGGAGTGATCAGATCCGTAAACGATCAGACGGCACAGGTGTATTTCGTTACCAATCTGGATGGAAAAGAAGTGGTAATCCCTATGATCAAGGACTGGATTCTTGATGTTGACAGAGAAGAAAGAACGATCAAAATGGAACTTCCTGAAGGCCTTGTTGACGTTTTTCTCGTACCCTCTAAAAAAGATGAATAA
- a CDS encoding 30S ribosomal protein S16: protein MSVKIRLQRHGKKGKPFFHIVVADSRARRDGRFIEKLGTYNPITNPATIELNVDSAVQWLNNGAQPTDTARAILSYKGALYKKHLQGGVAKGAFDEAEAEKRFNAWVDAKDSKVQGKVDGLATAKADAKKAALEAEVKVNEARVAAVAQAEADAKAAEEAANAPAEEVVAEATEGEAPAAETEENTEA from the coding sequence ATGTCAGTAAAAATCAGATTACAAAGACACGGTAAAAAAGGAAAACCTTTTTTCCACATCGTGGTTGCAGATTCTAGAGCTAGAAGAGATGGTAGATTCATCGAAAAACTAGGAACTTACAACCCAATTACTAACCCAGCAACTATCGAATTGAACGTTGATTCTGCTGTACAGTGGTTAAACAACGGTGCTCAGCCTACTGATACTGCTAGAGCTATCCTTTCTTACAAAGGTGCTCTTTACAAAAAACACTTACAAGGTGGTGTAGCTAAAGGTGCTTTTGACGAAGCTGAAGCTGAGAAGAGATTCAATGCTTGGGTAGACGCTAAAGACTCTAAAGTACAAGGTAAAGTTGATGGTTTAGCAACTGCTAAAGCTGATGCTAAGAAAGCTGCTTTGGAAGCTGAAGTAAAAGTAAACGAAGCTAGAGTTGCTGCTGTTGCACAAGCTGAAGCTGATGCTAAAGCTGCTGAAGAAGCTGCAAACGCACCTGCTGAAGAAGTTGTTGCTGAAGCTACAGAAGGAGAAGCTCCTGCTGCTGAAACTGAAGAAAACACTGAAGCTTAA
- a CDS encoding nitroreductase family protein produces MNNAEILKEIIEQRRSIFPKDYTDAEISQEVIDEILHSATLAPNHKRTKPWRFKIFKGEEKAKLASEMQTIYKATQPEHLFLEKKYNDIGFKINKADTVISIVVNFSGMVPEWEEIAATSMAVQNMYLTCTAHHIGCYWSSPKIVDDLKESLTIEENQKCLGLFYMGNLE; encoded by the coding sequence ATGAACAACGCAGAAATTTTAAAAGAAATCATAGAGCAAAGAAGGAGTATTTTCCCAAAAGATTACACTGACGCAGAAATTTCTCAGGAAGTTATTGATGAGATTTTACATTCGGCGACCTTGGCTCCCAATCATAAACGTACCAAACCCTGGCGTTTCAAAATATTCAAAGGGGAAGAAAAGGCAAAACTGGCTTCAGAAATGCAGACCATCTATAAGGCTACTCAACCTGAACATCTTTTCTTAGAGAAAAAATACAATGACATAGGCTTTAAGATCAATAAAGCAGATACTGTTATCTCGATCGTAGTCAATTTTAGCGGAATGGTTCCTGAGTGGGAAGAAATCGCGGCCACTTCTATGGCGGTACAGAATATGTATCTTACCTGTACAGCTCATCATATCGGCTGTTATTGGAGTTCTCCCAAAATTGTAGATGACTTGAAAGAATCTCTTACCATAGAAGAAAACCAGAAATGTCTGGGACTTTTCTATATGGGAAACCTGGAGTAA
- a CDS encoding SRPBCC family protein gives MKTLLKIIGIIILLVVVYAIIAMLAFSKDYHYEKSVVINAPKEKVWQHTGSLKAYNTWDPFSKEIKNFSVTYSGDGEKMGDSYHWKGDDSEGEQTITEIVPNEKLGTQLHFIKPFDGNAKSNIILTPDGNGTKVTWTIDNELNTMMKIMKPMMDHNMDKMFGQGLGDLKKLAEK, from the coding sequence ATGAAAACACTCTTAAAAATTATCGGGATCATCATTCTGTTGGTGGTTGTATACGCAATCATTGCAATGCTAGCCTTTAGTAAGGATTATCATTATGAAAAATCTGTAGTGATCAATGCTCCTAAAGAGAAAGTATGGCAACACACTGGTTCTCTGAAAGCCTATAATACCTGGGATCCTTTTTCGAAAGAAATTAAAAACTTCTCTGTTACCTATTCTGGAGATGGAGAAAAAATGGGAGATTCTTACCATTGGAAAGGAGATGATAGTGAGGGAGAACAAACGATCACTGAGATTGTACCGAATGAAAAATTAGGCACCCAACTTCATTTTATAAAACCTTTCGATGGAAATGCTAAAAGTAACATTATCCTCACTCCTGATGGAAACGGAACAAAAGTAACCTGGACGATTGACAATGAATTGAACACCATGATGAAAATTATGAAACCTATGATGGATCATAATATGGATAAGATGTTTGGACAAGGATTGGGTGATCTCAAGAAACTGGCTGAAAAATAA
- a CDS encoding alpha-L-fucosidase, with protein MKKIFFCCLLLSSFIGAQKSIQPYGVTPSERQLAWHDVEVYGLIHFTPTTFENKEWGYGDADPKIFNPSQFDAEQIIKAAKAGGLKGIILVAKHHDGFALWPTHTTSYNISKSPFRNGKGDMVKEIQLAAQKNGLKFGVYCSPWDRNNPDYGTSKYLATYQAQLKELYSNYGNLFMSWHDGANGGDGYYGGARETRSIDSSTYYDWINTFAITRKMQPMASIFSRDVRWVGNEEGYAAETSWATFTPGTPLGKHEKIPGQPDYPEGTTGTRNGKLWMPAECDVPLRKGWFFHAEEKPKSAEVLFDLYLKSVGRGAALDLGLAPDTTGRLHDDDIAVLQAFGNMVQKTFSKNLAEGATIKASNIRDEIHGTQTLLDRDKQSFWATQDDVYQADLEIVLPNEKTFDIISLQEFIPLGQRIEGYTLEVFTNNKWGRIYEGKSIGAKKLIKLDQPLTTNKLRLSITKSPVCITLSELGLYKKASL; from the coding sequence ATGAAAAAAATATTCTTTTGCTGCCTTTTATTAAGCAGTTTTATCGGTGCACAAAAATCTATTCAGCCATACGGAGTAACTCCTTCCGAAAGGCAATTAGCCTGGCATGATGTTGAGGTTTACGGCCTGATTCACTTTACACCCACTACTTTTGAAAATAAAGAATGGGGATACGGAGATGCGGATCCAAAAATTTTCAATCCCTCCCAATTTGATGCTGAGCAGATTATAAAAGCAGCCAAAGCGGGTGGATTAAAAGGAATTATACTGGTTGCCAAACATCATGACGGTTTTGCGCTTTGGCCAACACACACTACGTCTTATAATATTTCTAAAAGTCCTTTCAGAAATGGTAAAGGAGACATGGTAAAAGAAATACAGCTGGCAGCCCAAAAAAATGGGCTTAAGTTTGGCGTATATTGTTCACCATGGGATAGGAATAATCCTGATTACGGAACATCAAAGTATCTTGCCACCTACCAGGCACAGCTAAAGGAGCTATATAGCAATTATGGAAACCTGTTTATGAGCTGGCATGATGGAGCGAATGGTGGTGATGGCTATTATGGCGGTGCCAGGGAAACGAGAAGTATCGATAGTTCAACTTATTATGATTGGATAAATACTTTTGCGATCACTAGAAAAATGCAGCCTATGGCAAGTATATTTAGCCGTGATGTGAGATGGGTGGGGAATGAAGAAGGGTATGCTGCTGAAACAAGCTGGGCCACTTTTACCCCCGGAACTCCACTAGGAAAACATGAAAAAATCCCCGGGCAACCCGACTATCCGGAAGGGACAACAGGTACACGGAATGGAAAACTCTGGATGCCTGCAGAATGTGATGTCCCTCTCAGAAAAGGCTGGTTTTTTCATGCGGAGGAAAAGCCCAAGTCAGCCGAAGTTCTGTTTGATCTTTATCTTAAAAGTGTAGGGCGTGGAGCGGCTTTAGATCTCGGGTTGGCTCCCGATACTACTGGCCGTCTACATGATGACGACATTGCTGTATTACAGGCTTTTGGTAATATGGTACAAAAGACTTTTTCCAAAAATCTGGCTGAGGGAGCGACCATTAAAGCAAGTAATATCAGAGATGAAATTCATGGAACCCAAACATTATTGGACAGAGATAAACAAAGTTTTTGGGCAACTCAGGATGATGTTTATCAGGCTGATCTGGAAATTGTTCTGCCTAATGAGAAGACATTTGATATCATCAGTCTGCAGGAGTTTATTCCTTTAGGGCAAAGAATAGAAGGATATACCCTTGAAGTCTTTACAAATAACAAATGGGGAAGAATTTACGAAGGGAAAAGCATAGGTGCCAAAAAATTGATTAAATTAGATCAGCCTCTTACCACAAATAAGTTGAGGCTTAGTATTACAAAATCTCCGGTCTGCATTACCTTAAGTGAGCTTGGGCTTTATAAAAAAGCAAGTTTGTAA
- a CDS encoding alpha-L-fucosidase: MKKIFFYCLFLSGFVEAQQAIQPYGATPSERQLAWHDTEVYGLIHFTPTTFEDKEWGYGDADPKIFNPTHFDAEQIVKAAKAGGLKGVILVAKHHDGFALWPTKTTSYNISKSPFKNGKGDMVKEMQLAAQKYGLKFGVYCSPWDRNNPLYGTNKYLSIYQNQLKELYSQYGNLFMSWHDGANGGDGYYGGAREKRNIDNTTYYDWKNTWAITRKMQPMANIFSDVGLDIRWVGNEGGYAAETSWATFTPAAPQGKNEAVPGQANYPESPTGIRNGKFWMPAECDVPLRKGWFFHAQEKPKSPEILFDLYLKSVGRGAGLDLGLAPDSTGQLHADDVVALQTFGTMVKETFAHNLAKGATVQASNTRDKTHAATTLLDGDKQSFWATEDKVHEASLEINLPSPRTFDIISLQEFIPLGQRIEAYYIEVFKDNTWKKIYEGTSIGAKRLIKLDKPITTSKLRLNITKSPVCITLSEIGLYKQANL; encoded by the coding sequence ATGAAAAAAATCTTTTTTTATTGTCTTTTCTTATCCGGTTTTGTTGAAGCTCAACAGGCAATTCAACCTTATGGAGCTACACCTTCTGAGAGACAGCTGGCCTGGCATGATACTGAAGTGTACGGGCTGATCCATTTTACCCCAACAACCTTTGAAGATAAAGAATGGGGATATGGCGATGCAGACCCGAAAATATTTAACCCCACTCATTTTGATGCCGAACAGATTGTAAAAGCTGCCAAAGCAGGCGGATTGAAAGGCGTTATTTTAGTTGCGAAACATCACGATGGCTTTGCGCTGTGGCCTACTAAAACTACTTCCTACAATATTTCAAAAAGTCCCTTTAAAAATGGAAAAGGAGATATGGTAAAAGAAATGCAGCTTGCTGCTCAAAAATATGGTTTGAAATTTGGGGTATACTGCTCTCCGTGGGATAGAAATAATCCGTTGTATGGAACGAATAAATATCTCAGTATTTATCAAAACCAGTTAAAGGAATTGTACAGTCAGTATGGGAACCTGTTTATGAGCTGGCATGACGGAGCAAACGGAGGCGACGGCTATTACGGAGGGGCAAGAGAAAAAAGAAATATAGACAATACTACCTATTACGATTGGAAAAACACCTGGGCAATTACCCGGAAAATGCAACCGATGGCCAATATATTCAGTGATGTGGGCTTGGATATACGATGGGTAGGTAATGAAGGTGGGTACGCTGCTGAAACGAGTTGGGCTACTTTCACACCAGCAGCTCCTCAAGGCAAAAATGAAGCAGTTCCGGGGCAGGCCAATTACCCTGAAAGCCCTACCGGTATCAGAAATGGAAAATTCTGGATGCCTGCAGAATGTGATGTACCCCTTAGAAAAGGGTGGTTTTTTCATGCTCAGGAAAAGCCAAAATCACCGGAAATTTTATTTGATCTTTATCTCAAAAGTGTAGGGCGTGGTGCAGGACTTGATTTGGGGCTGGCACCGGATAGCACAGGTCAGTTGCATGCAGATGATGTGGTGGCTTTACAAACTTTCGGGACGATGGTAAAAGAAACTTTTGCTCATAATCTGGCAAAGGGGGCCACTGTCCAAGCCAGTAATACACGGGATAAAACCCATGCAGCTACTACCTTGCTGGATGGAGATAAGCAAAGTTTTTGGGCCACTGAAGATAAGGTTCATGAAGCAAGTCTGGAAATAAATCTTCCATCTCCCCGTACATTCGATATCATCAGTTTGCAGGAATTCATTCCTTTGGGACAAAGGATTGAAGCTTATTATATTGAAGTTTTTAAAGATAATACCTGGAAAAAGATCTATGAAGGAACAAGTATTGGAGCAAAGCGCTTGATTAAACTGGATAAACCCATTACCACAAGTAAACTGAGACTGAATATTACAAAATCTCCGGTTTGCATTACCTTAAGTGAAATCGGACTTTATAAACAAGCTAATTTGTGA
- a CDS encoding M3 family metallopeptidase — MNILTEKFNTPYHSAPFNHIKNEDFLPAFKELIQQSEEEINTIVNNPEAPNFENVIEALAYSGEQLDLVSNIFFNLNSAETNDELQQIAQEVSPILTEYSSKISQNEALFNKIKKVYDEKGQYHLNEEQEMLLNETYKGFVRSGALLNEEDKEKLKKISMDLSIKSLQFGQNVLASTNAYFKHITDKEQLAGIPEAIIEQYAEEAKERDLEGWVVTLQYPSYIPVMTYAENRELRKELALANGKKSFDGGEFDNQNLIKELLNLKQQKAELLGYKDYADFVLEERMAKSPVKVFDFLNELLTKAKPYADKEIQELKSLAKADGIEEMQSYDHTFYAEKLRKQKFDLNDEELKPYFPLNQVQDAVFGLSGKLFGLTFEERNDIPKYHEDVKVYEVRETSAQGDHYKALLYVDYFPRKGKRAGAWMTSYKNQYQKNGENSRPHISIVCNFSKPTKDAPSLLTFQEVTTLFHEFGHALHGMMANTQYSTLSGTSVKWDFVELPSQFLENFCYEPEFLKTFAKHYKTGEVLPDEKIEKIEQSKNFMEGYQTLRQLGFGLLDMSYHTKVEELKNESIKDFEDKYTKATTLYPVNSETAMSPSFSHIFQGGYSSGYYSYKWAEVLDADAFQYFKENGIFNPEIAAKYKVLLSSGGTKDPMELYKTFRGSEPKVESLLKRAFG, encoded by the coding sequence ATGAATATTTTAACAGAAAAATTTAATACACCATATCATTCAGCACCTTTCAATCATATTAAAAATGAAGATTTTCTTCCCGCTTTTAAAGAATTAATTCAGCAATCAGAAGAAGAAATCAATACTATTGTTAATAATCCCGAAGCTCCTAATTTCGAAAACGTCATTGAGGCACTGGCTTATTCCGGGGAACAACTGGATCTGGTTTCGAATATTTTCTTCAATTTAAATTCTGCGGAAACCAATGATGAACTTCAGCAGATTGCTCAGGAAGTTTCTCCTATTTTAACAGAATATTCTTCAAAAATTTCTCAAAACGAAGCACTTTTTAATAAAATCAAAAAAGTATACGATGAGAAAGGTCAGTACCACCTAAATGAAGAGCAGGAAATGCTTTTGAATGAAACCTACAAAGGTTTTGTAAGAAGTGGTGCTTTGTTAAATGAAGAAGACAAGGAAAAATTAAAAAAGATCAGCATGGATCTTTCCATAAAATCGTTACAGTTCGGGCAGAATGTATTGGCCTCTACCAATGCTTATTTTAAACATATCACTGATAAAGAGCAACTGGCAGGTATTCCGGAAGCGATTATTGAACAATATGCTGAAGAAGCTAAGGAAAGAGACCTTGAAGGATGGGTGGTTACTTTACAATATCCAAGCTACATTCCTGTCATGACCTATGCCGAAAACCGTGAATTGAGAAAAGAATTGGCATTGGCAAATGGTAAAAAGTCTTTTGACGGTGGCGAATTCGACAATCAAAATCTGATCAAAGAACTTCTCAATTTAAAACAACAGAAAGCTGAACTTTTAGGATATAAGGATTACGCAGATTTTGTTCTTGAAGAAAGAATGGCTAAATCGCCGGTGAAAGTTTTTGATTTTTTAAATGAGCTTTTAACCAAAGCAAAACCTTATGCTGATAAGGAAATTCAAGAATTAAAATCCCTGGCAAAAGCCGACGGAATTGAGGAAATGCAAAGCTACGACCATACTTTCTACGCAGAGAAACTTCGTAAACAAAAATTTGACCTGAACGATGAAGAATTAAAACCTTATTTCCCATTAAATCAGGTTCAGGATGCTGTTTTCGGACTTTCTGGAAAACTTTTCGGATTAACTTTTGAAGAAAGAAATGACATTCCGAAATACCATGAAGATGTAAAAGTCTATGAAGTGAGAGAAACCTCCGCTCAGGGTGACCATTATAAAGCTCTTTTATATGTAGATTATTTCCCAAGAAAAGGGAAAAGAGCCGGCGCATGGATGACCAGCTACAAAAACCAGTATCAAAAAAATGGTGAAAATTCCCGTCCACATATTTCCATTGTCTGTAATTTCAGTAAACCAACAAAAGATGCCCCTAGTTTATTGACATTCCAGGAGGTAACCACTTTGTTTCATGAGTTTGGACATGCGCTTCACGGAATGATGGCCAATACACAATATTCTACCCTTTCAGGAACTTCTGTAAAATGGGATTTTGTAGAATTGCCTTCTCAGTTTCTGGAAAACTTCTGCTACGAACCTGAGTTTTTAAAGACTTTTGCAAAGCACTACAAAACCGGAGAAGTTCTTCCTGACGAAAAAATTGAAAAAATTGAGCAGTCTAAAAACTTCATGGAAGGTTACCAAACATTAAGACAGCTTGGTTTTGGACTTCTGGATATGAGTTATCACACCAAAGTTGAAGAACTGAAAAATGAGAGTATCAAAGACTTTGAGGATAAGTATACAAAAGCAACTACACTTTATCCTGTGAATTCTGAAACAGCGATGAGCCCAAGCTTTTCGCATATTTTCCAGGGTGGATATTCTTCCGGATATTATTCTTACAAATGGGCAGAGGTGCTGGATGCTGATGCATTTCAATATTTTAAAGAAAACGGAATTTTCAATCCTGAAATTGCAGCTAAATATAAAGTCCTGCTTTCCTCCGGAGGAACCAAAGATCCTATGGAATTATACAAAACCTTCAGAGGAAGTGAACCGAAAGTAGAGAGTTTGTTGAAAAGAGCATTTGGATAA
- a CDS encoding tetratricopeptide repeat protein: MSNITLRLENVKKLQAKRWDNDDHWDELNDLLVKELDEILLIEPENTAALINIGAIYSDMGENEEALRYLKKALALGSNDKNLFVNLAVVLIYMEKHQEEYLEYLEEVEDKVEDPLTFKAYFDPQAH, translated from the coding sequence ATGAGCAATATAACATTAAGATTAGAAAACGTTAAAAAACTTCAGGCTAAAAGATGGGACAATGACGATCATTGGGATGAATTAAATGATCTGTTAGTGAAAGAACTGGATGAAATTTTACTTATTGAGCCTGAAAACACTGCTGCTTTAATCAATATCGGCGCAATTTATTCCGATATGGGTGAAAATGAAGAAGCTTTACGATATTTGAAAAAGGCATTAGCTTTAGGATCTAATGACAAAAATCTGTTTGTAAACCTTGCTGTGGTGCTTATTTATATGGAAAAGCATCAGGAAGAATATTTAGAATATCTTGAAGAAGTTGAAGATAAAGTTGAAGACCCTCTCACTTTTAAGGCTTACTTTGACCCTCAAGCTCATTAA
- a CDS encoding YqaE/Pmp3 family membrane protein, producing MLLAILLPFLSFMVRGKIITGIVCLILQITVIGWLPAAIWAVLSLNNARADKRNEKLIRAVKENQR from the coding sequence ATGTTACTAGCTATTTTACTTCCATTCCTTTCCTTTATGGTTCGTGGAAAAATTATCACAGGAATTGTCTGTCTGATTTTACAGATTACGGTAATCGGATGGCTGCCAGCTGCGATATGGGCTGTTTTATCTTTGAATAATGCAAGAGCCGATAAACGAAACGAAAAACTGATTCGTGCGGTGAAAGAGAATCAGAGATAA
- a CDS encoding class I SAM-dependent DNA methyltransferase produces the protein MKENKYDNPSFFDQYEKMLRSQLGLEGAGEWHALKTMLPDFKDKKVLDLGCGFGWHCRYTIENGAQSVIGIDLSEKMLAKAKEINNPEGIQYERKALEDVTYPEHTFDIVLSSLTLHYIESFASVAQNVHQWLVPGGYFVFSVEHPVFTAEGSQDWIYDKDGEKTCWPVDRYFIEEKRNTTFLGENVIKYHRTLTSYLNTLIRCGFTIKEIIEPEPGPEMLKEYPEMKDELRRPMMLLISVQK, from the coding sequence ATGAAAGAAAATAAATACGACAATCCATCTTTTTTCGACCAGTACGAAAAAATGCTTCGCTCCCAGCTGGGACTGGAAGGAGCCGGTGAATGGCACGCTTTGAAAACAATGCTTCCCGATTTTAAAGATAAAAAGGTATTGGATTTAGGCTGTGGATTTGGATGGCACTGCCGCTACACCATTGAAAATGGGGCACAGTCCGTAATTGGAATTGATCTTTCGGAAAAGATGCTGGCGAAAGCTAAAGAGATTAATAATCCGGAAGGAATTCAATACGAAAGAAAAGCCCTGGAGGACGTCACTTATCCTGAACACACTTTTGATATCGTTCTCAGTTCATTGACTCTTCATTATATTGAATCATTTGCTTCTGTTGCACAAAATGTACACCAGTGGCTGGTTCCCGGAGGATATTTTGTATTTTCTGTGGAACATCCGGTTTTTACCGCAGAAGGCAGCCAGGACTGGATCTATGATAAGGATGGTGAAAAGACCTGCTGGCCGGTTGACCGGTATTTTATTGAAGAAAAAAGGAATACTACCTTTTTGGGTGAAAATGTCATCAAGTATCACAGAACTTTAACTTCTTATTTAAATACATTGATACGCTGCGGTTTTACAATTAAAGAAATCATTGAACCTGAACCGGGACCTGAAATGCTGAAAGAATATCCTGAAATGAAGGATGAACTTCGCCGTCCCATGATGTTATTAATTTCAGTCCAAAAATAG